The Candidatus Angelobacter sp. sequence TGCATTCCGCGATGGACCGTCTGCAACCCTCCCAACAACGCAGACCACTCGTCGCCGGTTGTCTCCCATCCGCTGCTGAAACGCAAAACGCGCCCGGCCTGGTGCGGCGAATAACCCATCGCAGCGATGACATGCGAGGGTTCCTCTTTGCCGCTCGAACAGGCCGATCCCGTGGACACCGCGAAACCCAGCTTGTCCAGCTTGACCACCCATCGTTGCTGGCAATCGGCTTCCGGCATCAACGCGGAGACGGTGTTCCACAAACGCGGTTGTGCCAGGCCCACCACCTCGGCGCCCGCGAGTGCTTTCGTCATTTGCACGACGAACGCGTCACGTAATCTGGTTCTTGTTTCGTGTTCGCGTTTGGTGAGCGACGCTTCGCGGACTTCAAGTGCCGCAAGCATGGATAGAATGCCGGGCACGTTTTCGGTTCCGGCGCGGCGCCCTTCTTCCTGCGGCCCGCCCAGCAACAACGGTTGAACCCTCCCTTTGGCCGGGCACTTCAGGAAACCGACGCCCTTCGGCCCGCCGAACTTGTGCGCCGCGCCGCTCACGAAATCGCATTCGCCAAATCCGCTGGCCGGCAGCTTGCCGACCCATTGCGCCGCGTCGCAGAAGAACGGCACTTCGTATTGGCGGCAGATGGCGAGCGACTCACGCCACGGTTGCAGGACGCCCGTCTCGTTGTTCGCCGCCATGACGGCGACCAGGCCAGGCCGTGCGTGTGCCATCTCTTCGGTCAGCCAGTTCAAGTCGGTCACGCCTTCGCGCGTGACGGGGACAAGCCGATGCCGCTTTGGGAAGTAATGCTTCGTTGAAGCCATGACACAGGGATGTTCGATGGCCGAAATCCATACCTCGGCATTCGAGGGAAGGGTCCGCGCGAAATGGTGGAGAACCGTGTTGTTGGATTCCGTGGCGCCGGAGGTCCAGGTGATGTCCAGCGCGTCGCAGCCAAAAAACTCGGCGAGGCGCTGCCGGGCGGCGCTGATCGCTGCGTCCGCGCGGCTGCCGATGCGATGCGGGCTCGAGGGGTTGCCCACGAACTGGCCCGTCGCTTCCAGCCATGTTTGCCGCGCTTCAGGCAGCATGGGGGTCGTGGCGTTGTGGTCGAAGTAGATCATTTCAAATCTGTTTCAGTTGCCGAAATAGACCACGAAACATCTTTCTTTTCGAGT is a genomic window containing:
- a CDS encoding cysteine desulfurase family protein, encoding MIYFDHNATTPMLPEARQTWLEATGQFVGNPSSPHRIGSRADAAISAARQRLAEFFGCDALDITWTSGATESNNTVLHHFARTLPSNAEVWISAIEHPCVMASTKHYFPKRHRLVPVTREGVTDLNWLTEEMAHARPGLVAVMAANNETGVLQPWRESLAICRQYEVPFFCDAAQWVGKLPASGFGECDFVSGAAHKFGGPKGVGFLKCPAKGRVQPLLLGGPQEEGRRAGTENVPGILSMLAALEVREASLTKREHETRTRLRDAFVVQMTKALAGAEVVGLAQPRLWNTVSALMPEADCQQRWVVKLDKLGFAVSTGSACSSGKEEPSHVIAAMGYSPHQAGRVLRFSSGWETTGDEWSALLGGLQTVHRGMQK